The window TGGACAACTCCTTGGAACCAATGGATAACAGAGAATCCGGTTTAAGCTGGAGCAGTTGAGGTTCTAGGGAAATAATCCGGTCCTGATCCAAAAGAAAAGCCGTAACCCGGATTTCCTCTAAGGGCATGCCGGAAATCAGTTGTATTTCGGAAAAATAATTTTGGCCGTCTCTCTGAATGACACCTTGGCGCAGAGAAAATAAATGCTTCTCGTCTTTATTTTTTAAAGCCAGGCTAATATAATCATCCAAGGTTGCTTCGGAAAGATTGCCCATATCCTGCCGCATCCGGACCCAAGCCTTGGCACGCAGTTGATTATATTCCGGGTTAATTCCCAGTTCATCCCAGTGATGGCGGCTTATCTCTTCGATGGGCAGAGATGTCAATACCTGATAAAAACCCGGCAGCCCCTGAACTTCCGCTTCAGAACATTTCAGCAAAGAATCATTTTGAAACTGGCTTACCAGAACAGGCCGGTTAGGCCCCTCTACCCGGATGATTACGGGCAAATTCTCCGGTGCCTGACCAAAAACCTGAATGGTTTTCTTCGAGGGATTTAATCCTACGCTCACTTCATGCCGGGATAGACTGCAGGTTAGGTTTTCCCCTCTGGCAGAGGCCGGGATCAGCAGCGATACCAGGGCCAGGGCTACTACTATGAAGAGACTTCTCACCCTCGAACACCTCCAAACCATCCCAGAAGCTGTATGGGGAAACTAAAATGCTTAATGACCGGACCAAGATCCGGTTGACTGGTTATCAGCGCCCAGAGGGTTGCTGAAGTAATTAACACCAGAACAACGGCAACCGGTGCCGGGTAAGGTTTTTTCTTTTGCATAAAAAAGGATAACCCCAAAAAAATCATGGACGTGCCAAGGAATAACCAAAGTAAAATTTGTAAATTTAGGGGTAGCAACATGTAACGACCGGTTAGGGAAATGCTTAACATGCCGATAAAATGAAACACCACCGCGGTACTTACGGCGCACAGGACGGGTATATCCAGGCAAACCATCAGGGCCGGGCTGAGCAGCAGCACCGCCACCGGTCCAAAAATCTTTCCTGTCAGTCCAAAAATAAAACCAAGTCCCAGGGGAACGAAGAGGGATATGGAAATACCACTGGTGTTAAAAAGGGTTTTTGCCGGCAGACCCGTTACCCATTGAACCACTTTTTTTCTTTGACGGTTGGCAGGTTTAGGCAAAATAGGAAAGGGACGCAGGCGGTAAATGACCGCGCCAACCAACAGCAGCAGGTAAGGCGCCAGCACCATATCCGTAAACCAGGTGCCATGCACTGCCATTCCTTCGATCCAGTTCCCCAGTGTAATGCCGGGGATCATTCCCAGCAACAGCCAAAGGAGCAGTTTACCATCCACATTGCCGGACTGCCACCTCCCCACCACTCCAGGGACCCACAGGGCCGCCAAATGCGCCAGGGCAATGGGAACGGCCATTTCCGGAGGAATTCCTGTAATCATGATGATTAGAGGCAATATCATCAGGGTTCCAATATTGCCGATAATGGGCAAAAACAGTCCTGCCGCTGCCCCGAGCAGTAAAAAAATTACCGTTCCTGAAAAAAACAAACTATCCATCATTCAATGCCACCTCTGCTTCCTATCGGCTTAATTAGCAAATGCCATGCCAAAATACCGGGTAGAAACAAAAGATTTTAAATTTTTCTTCCATCCTTTCATCCCTTTTGATTTGTATGGCTTTCATTCTCCCATAAAAATAATTCATTATCACAATTTCTAAAACAAACAAAAAAAATAGCCTTCAACAGGCCATTTCATTGATTAAATATTGTTTTTTGTAATGACAAACGAGCAAAAGTTGCCCAACCCGGTGGGCAACTTTTGCTCACTCCAACCCCAATTCCTTTATTTTCGCATACAGGGATCTGCGGTTAATACCCAGGGACTTGGCAGCAGAGGAGCGGCACCAGTTGTTATCCTGTAAAGCCTTTAAAATAACCTGACGCTCTACATCGGCAACAATTTGTTTCAGAGGCAGATTTTGCTCGCTCCGGTTCATAAACAAGGGGGCTGCTTTTTTCTCTCCAACGGTAAATTCAATATCTTCCGGGACAATAATGGTGCCCCGGGTCATGATAACGGCCCTCTCACAGAGATTCTCCAGTTCTCTGACATTTCCCGGCCATTCATATTTCATCAGCATTCGGGTGGCCTCTTCCGAAAAGCCTTTCACCTGACGGTTAAATTCTTGATTATATTTGGTTAAAAAATGAGCCACCAGGGAAGGAATATCTTCTTTTCTTTCCCTAAGAGGCGGAATAAACAAGTTCACCACATTCAGCCGAAAAAACAAATCTTCCCTGAAACCGCCCTCTTTAACACTCAACTCCAGCTTTCTGTTGGTGGCAGCCAAAATCCGAACATCCACCTTGATGGTCTCTGTTCCGCCAATCCGGTCAAACTCTTTCTCCTGAATAGCCCTTAACAGTTTGGCCTGGGTGGACAAACTGATTTCGCCAATTTCATCAAAAAAGATGGTTCCATGGTGGGCCAGTTCAAACTTTCCTTGTTTTTTTGAAGTTGCGCCGGTAAAAGCACCCCTCTCATAACCAAATAACTCGCTCTCCAGCAGGTTATCCGGCAGGTTGGCACAATTAATTTTAATAAAAGGCTTATTCCGGCGGGAACTGTTATAGTGAATGGCCCTGGCAACCAATTCTTTGCCGGTTCCGCTTTCTCCTTGAATCAAAACCGTGGCCCGGCTGTCGGCAACCCGCCCAATATCTTTATATAAAGCCTGCATCACCGGTGAGCTGCCAATAATATTCACCTCACTGTGATTTTTACCGGTATCGCCGGGAAAAGCAGCCACCGAGTCAATTTGCATTACGGCCCTCCGAACCAGTTGAATCATTTCATCCAAATTAAAGGGTTTAATGATATAATCAAAGGCTCCCAATTTCATGGCCTGGATGGCTACATCGGTAGTACCAAAGGCTGTCATGAGAATAACCGGAGTATTTAAACCGGTGCTCTTAATTTCCTGCAGTAAAGAAAAGCCGTCTTTTTCCGGCATACGAATATCCGTAATTACAACATCCGGTTTGTACTGCTGCAGTTTCACCGAGCATTCCTCTCCGTTGACTGCGGTTTCCACCCGGTAACCTTCGTGGGTTAATACATCATAGAGGAATTGTCTTACACCCTCCTCATCGTCCACAACCAAAATCCGTTTTTGCGTCATGCTTGATCGTCCCCCCTGCTAACAAAACAAATTCGCACGGTGCTTCCCTGCCCCGGTTTGCTTTTAATCTCGATCCTTCCTCCATGGGCCCGCACAATTTCATGGGCAATGGTCAACCCCAAACCGGTTCCTTTGGCCCGGGTGGTAAAGAAAGGATCAAACAACTTCTCGGTAATTTCTTCAGAAACCCCGCAGCCGGTATCCTCAATATCAATAAAAGTCATTTTTTCTTCGGCCAGATACCCGGTGGAAACCCTTACCTCTCCTCCTTTGGGCATGGACTGTACCGCGTTGTAAAGAATGTTCATCAGCACTTGCTCCATTTGATCCGGGTCTATATGGACCTCGGTACTGTTTTCACCGGGAATAAAATGAAACTTAAACTGCTCGGGATGGGTCTCGGTAAAAAAGTTTAATATTTTACGGATAAAGGAATTGATCTGAACCGGTACCGGTGTGGTATGGGTTGGTTTGGAGAAGAACAGCAGCTTATTCACAATGGAATCCAGCCGCCGGACCTCCCGGTAAATAGTATTCAGGGACTCTGCCGTGGGCGCCTTGCTTTTCTGCCAGAATTGGATGTAGCCGCTGATGGAGGTTAACGGGTTTTTAATTTCATGGGCAACCCCTGCCACCAGTTTACCCAGGGAGGCCAACCGCTCTTGTCTTCTCATTTGTTCTTCTAACCGCTTCCGCAGTGTTACATCCCGGCAGCTTAAAACCGCCCCCACTACCCTCTTCCTGGTATCAAAGAGAATGGAGGTGCTGGCCAGCAGGTATACTTCCTTTGCTCCGGCCATGGAGGTCATGACATCTTTGGTCTCCCGGCCCTCCAGACAAGCGCTTAACATTTTGACAATGTCTGAATCAACCGGAAAGACCTCCGTATATTTTTGCTCCAGTACATTATCCGGCAGTTGAAATATTTCACGGGCCGTGGAACTTAAACTGACAATTTTGCCCTTTAAATCCACCGCAATAATTCCGGCATCAATACTGGCCATGATGCTTTCATTGTAGTTCTGGGCACTCACCAGTCTGGAGGCCAGGTCGTTAATGGCTTTAGATATCTCCCCCAATTCCCCCATGGAAGGGGGGATATGATAAGTAAGGTCATTTTGTAATTTTTGCAGCCCCAATTTAATATTCGCCACTGTATCCAGGTAATTCTTCAGCAAAAAGAACGTACTGCAAAGCCCCAGCATAAACCCAAAGAAAATAACGGTATAGGCAAAGCTCTCGGCCTGCAGGATCTCCTGGTTTATGCCCCCCAGACGTTCTCCGGCCCATACCACAGCCTGTACTTTATCCTCAGCCAGCAGAGGCGAAAAAATAACCAGCTTCTGGTTTCCCGGTGATCCCAAGACAATTTCCAGCGGTTTCCGGGTCCAGATCACTTTGTCAAAGGCATCCTTCCACTGGGCTTGCTCCGACCACTGGGTATCCTCGGAAACATCCACCAGTATGTCTTTAAAATCCATATAAGGCAGATGACCGTCCTGACCCATCTGAACCACCACGGCCTTAACATCCGGCGAGTAATACCCCAGTTCAATCCCGGGGTACTTCTGAAATACCTTCATGGCCGCACCGGCCAGTTCCCTGTTTAAAGCTTTAATTTGTTCCGTACGGTTAGGGGCACTGGCCACGGTTTGTTTCTTCATGAGCAAAGAAATATCCGACGGCAGCAGTTGGGATAATTCAAGCACTGCTTGGGATAAATTTTCCCGTTGTTCATCCAAAACCACCGGTTTGGTGTGATTGGTCATATAATGCATGGCGCCGATAATTAAAATGGGCAGTATCATAAAAATAGCAATGAGAAAAATAAGTTGATTTTTAAATTTATTGATCATCATCTCACCTGATTATTTTGGTTTGTACCTATCTTAGCATGTCAGCTTTTAATGTTCCATTAAAAAATCCTGGTCATTAGCTGGTGCTATTTGGGCAAAATAAACTTAAATTCAGGGAGGTGAAGCCAATGACAACCATTGATCAATATCCTAAAGGAGAAATCCATGAACTGCCGGAAATTGAAAAAAATTTGCACCGGCCGGTTGGTCATCCCCAAGCCAGGGAAATTAAATCCCAGAAAGCCCAATTAAATAGTGTTCACCGCCACGGAACACAAAAAAGTGTCAAGATGGGTATCGCCATTAAAACCGGCATGCGGGATATGAAGCACGATATTAACCGGGATTAATTTTTCTCGGTCCTGCGGTTCTGCGGCTAAAGAATCGGAAATAAACCCCTTGCAAAGTGAATGGCGGTTGCAAATAGGATGGTTCGTATTACGCAGCTCTTTTTCTAAAAAATAACAAAAATAGAACACGGATGTTACGGATTCCCACGGATCTCACGGATTTTTAAATCTTTATTTAAAATCCGCGTAAATCCGTATCATCCGTTCAATCCGTGTTCTATTTTTATTAGCCGGTTCTTTGGCGCGCTTTTGAAAAATAGTTTTGCGACATTTATTTCAATGTTTTATAGACTGCTTTCTTCCTGATACTGCTGCACCTTTTGACCCGCCTTAACCGGGTACCGCTGCCACTGACATAGGACCAGGGTCCCCAGCAGCAAAAATACCGAGGTCATCACGATGGCTCCACCGGGAGCCAGGTTGATATAAAAGGAAGCGAACAGACCGATCACCACCGCCATTTCCGATAGGATCACGGAAATGATCAGGGCCATGCGGAAGCTCTTCGCCAATCTCATGGCCGCTGCCACCGGCAGCACCAGCAGCGAAGAAACCAGTAAAATCCCCACCACCCGAATGGCAATGGCAATGGTCAGGGCCGTCAATACGGTAAAGGTAACGGTAATGGGCTTTATCGCTATACCGCTCATGCGGGCAGACTCTTCATCAAAGGAAATATAAAAAAGCTCTTTTTTTAACAGCAAAATCACACCCAGGATAAAAAATCCCATGATCATCACGATTTGCAGGTCCTTCACATTGATGGCCACAATACTGCCAAAAAGATAACTCATAAAATTAGCACTGTACCCTTTGCCTAAATCCAGCAAGATGGCCCCCAGGGCAACCCCGGTGGATAAAATAATGGCAATGGATATTTCGGAATAATTTTTAAAGGCATCTCTTAATTTTTCGATGGCCAAGGCACCGGCAACAGCAAAAGCCGAAGCGCTTAAAATGGGATGTATCCCTGTCATTAGGCCTGCTGCAATCCCTGATAGACAGACATGGGACAGTGCGTCCGAGATCATGGACATCCTTCTCAGGGTTACAAACAGACCCACCGTGGGACAAATGAGGCCAACGATGATTCCGGCTAAAAAGGCCCGGTGCATAAACTCATACTGAAAGATTTCCATCTTTAACTCCCGTTTTATTTGGCATAATTTAATTCCAAACCTTTGACGCAGTTTTGCTGCTGAAGTTGAGGAGAGGTATAGGAATGACAACTGCAATCACAGGGTTGTCCGTTCAAATACAATTGGCGTGTGATCAGCGAGGACAACTCCTCCAGTTCATGGGAAACAATCAGCAGGGTCAGGCCTTGTTCCCGATTCAGGCTCCGCAGAAGATCACAAAAAGCGGCCACAGCAGCCGCATCGATTCCTACGGTTGGCTCATCCAAAACCAGCATGACCGGTTCCGCCACCAGGGCCCTGGCAATAAACACCCTCTGTTGCTGCCCACCGGACAAGCAGCCCACCGGTTGGTTTTGATATTCTTTTAAACCCAACATTTCCAATGTCCGATCCACTACAGCATAGTCCGTCCTCAATAACGGCCTGAACAAGCCCCGGCCGGCAACCCGACCGGAGGCAACCACTTCCCTCAGTGTGGCCGGAAAGTCGTTATTAAAATGGGTCGCCCGTTGGGAAACATAACCGACCCGATGCCGCCGCCTCAAACGATGGGCCTCTTCACCTAAAATATATACCCTGCCCCCTTGAGGCTTTAACTGCCCCAAGATAAGTTTTAGCAGGGTGGTTTTCCCGGCTCCGTTGGGACCTACCAGGCCCACCGCCTCACCCGGTTCAATGGCCAGGCTAATGTTGTTTAATACCGGGTGGCACCCGTAAGAAAAACTTACCTTTTCCAATGCTACAATGGATTTTTTCATAAACCAAACTCCCGTTTTCAATGGCCTTAGAGGACTTATTCCATACAGTTTGCACAAATACCAAAAATTTCAAAACTATGTTTTTCCATTTTAAAGTTTTTTACTGCCTTTTGATCTAAATATTTCAAAGGACAAAAGTCAATCTCCTGGGATTCACCACACTTGGTGCAGATCAGATGATGGTGGTGGTGATGTCCGGCTTTGTTCATCTCAAATAAGTTTTTCCGGTCTCCAAAGTTTAACTCCGTCAAAATCCCCAGTTCCTGCAACACGGCTAAATTTCTGTAAACCGTATCCAAACTCATGCTGGGAAACTTTTTAACAATTTGATTATAAATATCCTCGGCACTTAGATGCTTCTCCTGACTTTCCAAAAAGGTCCTTAGCAGCTCTTGTCTCTGGGGCGTTATTTTATAACCCTTGGCTTGGAGCTGGTTAAGGAAATACATTTCACCGGTCAAGGGTGTTCCCTCCTAATTCGTAATTATTACTATTAAAATTATACTACTAATATACCATTTCCTCAAGAATATGTACTTGGGTCCAGTTTTTATCTATTCAGAAATATTCAAATTGCTTTTCTAAAAAAACAGGAACCCCTGGGGTTCCCGTTAACTACATCAGTGTATTTTCAATATCCAGCCCGTCTTTTACATCCTTTTCTTCACGGTCATTGTTGACCTGACTATGAAAAATCTCTTTCAGAGAAGCATCTTCCTCTTCAACCATCTGCACTTGATTAATTACGTCCCTGACTCCCCGGGCTCTGGTTGCCGCTTCCATGGCATTCTGTATTTCCTCCGAGTTATTGGCCCGTCCCCGCAGGAATACCGTTCCACCTACGGTTTCGGCCCCGATATGCTTTAAATTTACATTCCCATGGGCCATTTCCTGATAAACTTCCGCCGTGACCTCACCATCATTAATCTGACCGTCCGTGCTGATGGTTACCCCGTTTTCAATGCTTTTAATTCCGGAAACCCGAGATACCAATTCCTGCAGTTGTCTTCTTTCGTGAAGCGTATCCACCATTCCCGACAGATGTACTTCTCCCTTTTGCACCAGAGTTTTAATCCCATAATCTTTTAATCCGTTGGTCTGATCAATCAAGGCCTGAACCTGTGCCTTTAATTCCTGGTCCTGCTGTTTAGACATCTTTTCATCTCCTTCGGGGCTAAGTTAATTTTTATTATTCCCCTAAAAGAAGATCAATCACTATAAAAATAAAATTAAAAATGTTCTTCAGCAATATCCTGCAATATCTGGCGGGTCAATTTTTCTTCGGAAATCACTTTAATAGAATGTTGGGTCAACAGGGCAGCGGTAACGCCCATCCCTGGCACCAGAGTGCGCCGGTCCGCTGCGTGATCTTCTAAAGTCCGATTATAGATCTTTGAACTTCCGCAGGAGGGACTT is drawn from Desulforamulus ruminis DSM 2154 and contains these coding sequences:
- a CDS encoding TIGR02186 family protein — encoded protein: MRSLFIVVALALVSLLIPASARGENLTCSLSRHEVSVGLNPSKKTIQVFGQAPENLPVIIRVEGPNRPVLVSQFQNDSLLKCSEAEVQGLPGFYQVLTSLPIEEISRHHWDELGINPEYNQLRAKAWVRMRQDMGNLSEATLDDYISLALKNKDEKHLFSLRQGVIQRDGQNYFSEIQLISGMPLEEIRVTAFLLDQDRIISLEPQLLQLKPDSLLSIGSKELSMNAVTVIAFLMIPMLLLMIATVLERIQQHREREKRARLLRQIWQ
- a CDS encoding sulfite exporter TauE/SafE family protein; its protein translation is MMDSLFFSGTVIFLLLGAAAGLFLPIIGNIGTLMILPLIIMITGIPPEMAVPIALAHLAALWVPGVVGRWQSGNVDGKLLLWLLLGMIPGITLGNWIEGMAVHGTWFTDMVLAPYLLLLVGAVIYRLRPFPILPKPANRQRKKVVQWVTGLPAKTLFNTSGISISLFVPLGLGFIFGLTGKIFGPVAVLLLSPALMVCLDIPVLCAVSTAVVFHFIGMLSISLTGRYMLLPLNLQILLWLFLGTSMIFLGLSFFMQKKKPYPAPVAVVLVLITSATLWALITSQPDLGPVIKHFSFPIQLLGWFGGVRG
- a CDS encoding sigma-54-dependent transcriptional regulator, which codes for MTQKRILVVDDEEGVRQFLYDVLTHEGYRVETAVNGEECSVKLQQYKPDVVITDIRMPEKDGFSLLQEIKSTGLNTPVILMTAFGTTDVAIQAMKLGAFDYIIKPFNLDEMIQLVRRAVMQIDSVAAFPGDTGKNHSEVNIIGSSPVMQALYKDIGRVADSRATVLIQGESGTGKELVARAIHYNSSRRNKPFIKINCANLPDNLLESELFGYERGAFTGATSKKQGKFELAHHGTIFFDEIGEISLSTQAKLLRAIQEKEFDRIGGTETIKVDVRILAATNRKLELSVKEGGFREDLFFRLNVVNLFIPPLRERKEDIPSLVAHFLTKYNQEFNRQVKGFSEEATRMLMKYEWPGNVRELENLCERAVIMTRGTIIVPEDIEFTVGEKKAAPLFMNRSEQNLPLKQIVADVERQVILKALQDNNWCRSSAAKSLGINRRSLYAKIKELGLE
- the atoS gene encoding two-component system sensor histidine kinase AtoS; this encodes MILPILIIGAMHYMTNHTKPVVLDEQRENLSQAVLELSQLLPSDISLLMKKQTVASAPNRTEQIKALNRELAGAAMKVFQKYPGIELGYYSPDVKAVVVQMGQDGHLPYMDFKDILVDVSEDTQWSEQAQWKDAFDKVIWTRKPLEIVLGSPGNQKLVIFSPLLAEDKVQAVVWAGERLGGINQEILQAESFAYTVIFFGFMLGLCSTFFLLKNYLDTVANIKLGLQKLQNDLTYHIPPSMGELGEISKAINDLASRLVSAQNYNESIMASIDAGIIAVDLKGKIVSLSSTAREIFQLPDNVLEQKYTEVFPVDSDIVKMLSACLEGRETKDVMTSMAGAKEVYLLASTSILFDTRKRVVGAVLSCRDVTLRKRLEEQMRRQERLASLGKLVAGVAHEIKNPLTSISGYIQFWQKSKAPTAESLNTIYREVRRLDSIVNKLLFFSKPTHTTPVPVQINSFIRKILNFFTETHPEQFKFHFIPGENSTEVHIDPDQMEQVLMNILYNAVQSMPKGGEVRVSTGYLAEEKMTFIDIEDTGCGVSEEITEKLFDPFFTTRAKGTGLGLTIAHEIVRAHGGRIEIKSKPGQGSTVRICFVSRGDDQA
- a CDS encoding metal ABC transporter permease → MEIFQYEFMHRAFLAGIIVGLICPTVGLFVTLRRMSMISDALSHVCLSGIAAGLMTGIHPILSASAFAVAGALAIEKLRDAFKNYSEISIAIILSTGVALGAILLDLGKGYSANFMSYLFGSIVAINVKDLQIVMIMGFFILGVILLLKKELFYISFDEESARMSGIAIKPITVTFTVLTALTIAIAIRVVGILLVSSLLVLPVAAAMRLAKSFRMALIISVILSEMAVVIGLFASFYINLAPGGAIVMTSVFLLLGTLVLCQWQRYPVKAGQKVQQYQEESSL
- a CDS encoding metal ABC transporter ATP-binding protein, encoding MKKSIVALEKVSFSYGCHPVLNNISLAIEPGEAVGLVGPNGAGKTTLLKLILGQLKPQGGRVYILGEEAHRLRRRHRVGYVSQRATHFNNDFPATLREVVASGRVAGRGLFRPLLRTDYAVVDRTLEMLGLKEYQNQPVGCLSGGQQQRVFIARALVAEPVMLVLDEPTVGIDAAAVAAFCDLLRSLNREQGLTLLIVSHELEELSSLITRQLYLNGQPCDCSCHSYTSPQLQQQNCVKGLELNYAK
- a CDS encoding Fur family transcriptional regulator, with protein sequence MTGEMYFLNQLQAKGYKITPQRQELLRTFLESQEKHLSAEDIYNQIVKKFPSMSLDTVYRNLAVLQELGILTELNFGDRKNLFEMNKAGHHHHHHLICTKCGESQEIDFCPLKYLDQKAVKNFKMEKHSFEIFGICANCME
- a CDS encoding BON domain-containing protein; translation: MSKQQDQELKAQVQALIDQTNGLKDYGIKTLVQKGEVHLSGMVDTLHERRQLQELVSRVSGIKSIENGVTISTDGQINDGEVTAEVYQEMAHGNVNLKHIGAETVGGTVFLRGRANNSEEIQNAMEAATRARGVRDVINQVQMVEEEDASLKEIFHSQVNNDREEKDVKDGLDIENTLM